In one Fibrobacter sp. genomic region, the following are encoded:
- the hemW gene encoding radical SAM family heme chaperone HemW — protein MLGLYIHVPFCAKICDYCDFHAFSAPEWLQLEYLELISREMTVFAERHPGVFSRVETLYIGGGTPSVLSPERLARLFGIVAGAGVRMGALKEATMEFNPESCDAERISVALESGITRASLGLQTLSDDLLSRVGRRHDVATGRQALDLLLSQRGLRVNADLMFNLPGQGIDDMLADVEWLTDRPLGHVSFYGLKVDPTRRLGKRIAKGEESVDEDLYADMYLRGVEKLESRDFVRYETSNFARVGEESLHNLNYWRRGEYLAFGPSAHGYFGGVRFSAPEKYAPWREYVKGGCPDSALMLDRLSPEDEIAEIIQLSLRTKYGLPLEALKERGVAIAPQAIERWISRGYLEQAQGTIRLVGEGWLFMDTVVLDLYSNCVR, from the coding sequence ATGCTCGGCCTGTATATTCATGTCCCTTTTTGTGCAAAAATCTGTGATTATTGCGATTTTCACGCATTTTCGGCACCTGAATGGTTGCAGTTGGAATATTTGGAGCTGATTTCGAGGGAAATGACCGTTTTCGCGGAGCGCCATCCGGGCGTATTTTCCCGTGTCGAGACCCTGTATATAGGCGGGGGGACGCCCTCCGTGCTTTCGCCGGAGCGCCTGGCCAGGCTTTTCGGGATTGTCGCCGGTGCGGGCGTGAGAATGGGGGCGCTGAAAGAGGCTACGATGGAGTTCAATCCGGAGTCCTGCGACGCCGAACGCATCTCCGTGGCGCTGGAATCGGGCATCACGCGGGCAAGTCTCGGGCTGCAGACGCTCAGTGACGACTTGCTTTCGCGGGTTGGCCGTAGGCACGATGTCGCGACAGGCCGGCAAGCCCTCGACCTGCTCCTCTCGCAAAGGGGCCTGCGGGTGAACGCCGACCTCATGTTCAATCTCCCTGGGCAGGGAATCGACGACATGCTTGCCGATGTGGAATGGCTTACAGACCGGCCGCTCGGCCACGTGAGCTTCTACGGGCTTAAAGTCGACCCGACGCGCCGTCTGGGCAAGCGCATCGCGAAAGGCGAGGAATCTGTGGACGAGGACCTCTATGCGGATATGTACCTGCGGGGCGTCGAAAAGCTCGAAAGCAGGGACTTTGTTCGTTACGAGACGTCGAACTTCGCGCGCGTCGGCGAAGAGAGCCTGCATAACCTCAACTACTGGCGGCGTGGCGAATACCTCGCCTTCGGGCCGAGTGCGCACGGCTATTTCGGGGGAGTGCGTTTTTCCGCCCCCGAAAAGTATGCCCCCTGGCGCGAATACGTGAAGGGCGGCTGCCCCGATAGCGCCCTGATGCTCGACAGGCTCTCGCCCGAAGATGAAATTGCCGAAATCATCCAACTCTCGTTACGTACAAAGTATGGCCTTCCGTTGGAGGCGCTGAAAGAAAGGGGCGTGGCGATAGCTCCCCAAGCTATCGAACGCTGGATTTCGAGAGGTTATCTTGAACAGGCGCAGGGCACAATCCGCCTCGTGGGCGAGGGCTGGCTTTTCATGGACACCGTAGTGCTCGACCTTTATTCGAACTGCGTTAGGTGA
- a CDS encoding adenylate/guanylate cyclase domain-containing protein codes for MRITRQTERKFNAVCYYVFCWIFAAEGFSAVDSYAQFGTIDAGEVLSMLQFALFMGLSHGVYDILILRDEMDCRSIWKSLLMRTLYFISAICSSKVLCILLFQRDSSEGIINEIGFGSVFSEFSNPAVQMQLLVFFLMAYLITFVRSVHKKFGPRVFWNTLLGKSQEPLEEDLVFMMVDLRNSTTLAEELGHVKYSSFLKDYYKLLSNCCEENRGEIYQIAGDGAFLTWPISACRKKARPVNCFFDFSECLERISYKFIRKYGRVPSFKAAAHCGRVVTTEVGNFGSELAYHGDVLNTTSRIQTLCGRLGQEFLISEDLFAALPKPLPHGFLCKREGFFELRGKKNEILIFSLQIPLTTLN; via the coding sequence ATGAGAATCACACGTCAGACAGAGAGAAAGTTCAACGCAGTCTGCTACTACGTCTTTTGCTGGATTTTTGCCGCGGAAGGTTTCTCGGCCGTCGACAGTTACGCCCAGTTCGGAACGATTGACGCAGGCGAAGTTCTCTCGATGCTACAGTTCGCCCTGTTCATGGGACTCTCGCACGGCGTGTACGACATCCTTATCCTCAGAGACGAAATGGACTGCAGGTCCATTTGGAAATCCCTGCTCATGCGCACGCTGTACTTCATCTCGGCAATCTGCTCGAGCAAAGTTCTCTGCATTCTCCTGTTCCAGAGGGATTCCAGCGAAGGAATCATAAACGAAATCGGCTTCGGGAGCGTCTTCTCGGAATTTTCCAATCCCGCGGTGCAGATGCAGTTGCTCGTATTCTTCCTGATGGCATACCTCATCACCTTCGTGCGTTCGGTGCACAAGAAGTTCGGGCCCCGCGTTTTCTGGAACACGCTGCTCGGCAAGTCGCAGGAACCTCTCGAAGAAGATCTCGTGTTCATGATGGTAGACCTGCGCAACTCCACCACGCTCGCCGAAGAACTCGGGCACGTGAAGTACAGCAGCTTCTTGAAGGACTACTACAAGCTGCTCTCCAACTGCTGCGAAGAAAACCGCGGCGAAATCTACCAGATAGCAGGCGACGGCGCATTCCTCACCTGGCCCATTTCCGCATGCAGGAAAAAGGCACGGCCGGTCAACTGCTTCTTCGACTTCAGCGAATGCCTCGAAAGGATAAGTTACAAGTTTATTCGCAAGTACGGCAGAGTGCCGAGTTTCAAGGCGGCAGCGCACTGCGGGCGCGTCGTCACGACCGAAGTAGGAAATTTCGGGAGCGAACTCGCCTATCACGGCGACGTGCTGAACACAACAAGTCGCATCCAGACACTCTGCGGACGCCTCGGACAGGAATTTTTAATATCCGAAGACCTCTTTGCGGCACTTCCGAAGCCTCTTCCGCACGGATTTTTATGCAAGAGGGAAGGATTTTTCGAATTAAGGGGAAAAAAAAACGAAATTTTGATTTTTTCTTTGCAAATACCCTTGACAACCCTAAATTAA
- the nrdG gene encoding anaerobic ribonucleoside-triphosphate reductase activating protein: protein MDVYPRLRIAGIEPESFVDGPGIRMTIFTQGCHHNCPGCQNPQTHDFNGGRDIDIEEIVSMLDDNPLLDGVTFSGGDPMDQAEALIPLARIIKERGLNLVIFTGYTYERLMELAAGRPGFTELLSYADILIDGPFIMAKKSLEIKFRGSSNQRIIDVPKSLVEGRVVLHKIQIEEMEERPDLHFG, encoded by the coding sequence ATGGACGTATACCCGCGTTTGCGGATTGCCGGAATCGAGCCCGAATCTTTCGTGGACGGTCCCGGAATCCGCATGACCATCTTTACACAGGGCTGCCACCACAACTGCCCCGGCTGCCAGAATCCCCAGACCCACGATTTCAACGGGGGTCGCGATATCGACATCGAGGAAATCGTCTCGATGCTGGATGACAATCCGCTTTTGGACGGTGTCACGTTCAGCGGAGGCGACCCGATGGACCAGGCGGAGGCCCTGATTCCGCTTGCGCGCATCATCAAGGAACGCGGTCTCAATCTCGTGATTTTCACGGGATATACCTACGAACGCTTGATGGAACTTGCCGCCGGACGCCCGGGGTTCACGGAACTCCTGAGCTATGCCGACATCCTGATCGACGGACCGTTCATCATGGCGAAGAAGTCGCTCGAGATCAAGTTCCGCGGTTCCAGCAACCAGCGTATCATCGACGTGCCGAAGAGCTTGGTAGAAGGCCGTGTGGTGCTGCACAAGATTCAAATTGAAGAAATGGAAGAACGTCCGGACTTGCATTTTGGGTAA
- the nrdD gene encoding anaerobic ribonucleoside-triphosphate reductase, translated as MSDKEKSLYGEGVCFERIRRITGYLVGTVDRFNNAKRAEVNDRVKHGV; from the coding sequence ATGTCCGATAAAGAAAAATCCCTCTATGGCGAAGGCGTGTGCTTCGAACGCATCCGTCGCATCACGGGCTACCTCGTGGGTACAGTCGACCGCTTCAACAATGCGAAGCGCGCCGAAGTGAACGACCGCGTAAAGCACGGCGTGTAA
- a CDS encoding anaerobic ribonucleoside triphosphate reductase: MIFTVKKRDGREMPFNIEKISDAIVKAFRASGELNDQIKASQEQIDLLGHEDVLSSTALKVAAYAVGRLEAEGKTKPDIEEIQDAVEKALTDNNYADTAKSYILYRAERTRIREVNTRLMHTLRDITFSSAKESDLKRENANIDGDTAMGTMLKYGSESAKHFYTMMMLKPEHSQAHSNGDIHIHDLDFYSLTMTCCQIDLIKLFKNGFNTGHGHLREPKDIRSYAALAAIAIQSNQNDQHGGQSVPNFDYAMADGVRITYRKAYLSNMVKALILFTGKEEEEILPIVKKLHSEMAEMGMVATLVPNEKFVETEARELSKSFDTEMVMKSQKFAEKQAYEETDKATFQAMEAFVHNLNSMHSRAGAQTPFSSINYGMCTDPEARMVMKNLLLTTDEGLGGGETAIFPIQIFRVKKGVNLNEGDPNYDLFKLACRVSAKRLFPNFSFQDAPYNLQYYKEGHPETEISYMGCRTRVIGNNYDPSREISYGRGNLSFTSINLPRIAIKMRSIDLFFKELDRMLQLVSDQLMERFAVQSRRKVKNFPFLMGQGVWIDSDKLGWEDTVGEVIKHGTLSIGFIGLAETLVMLTGKHHGESESSQQLGLKIIGHMRDFCDKESKRLGLNFSLLATPAEGLSGRFVRMDKKKYGIIPGVTDRDYYTNSFHVPVYYKISAFKKLALEAPYHALTNAGHISYIELDGDPTQNLDAFEKIVRYMAEVGIGYGSINHPVDRDPVCGFVGVIGDSCPRCGRSDGHSISEEKLNELRKKFPGMPAFRGIR; the protein is encoded by the coding sequence ATGATTTTTACAGTCAAGAAGCGCGACGGCCGCGAAATGCCGTTCAACATCGAGAAGATTTCGGACGCCATTGTCAAGGCGTTCCGCGCCTCCGGCGAGCTCAACGACCAGATCAAGGCCTCCCAGGAGCAGATTGACCTCCTTGGCCACGAAGACGTCTTGAGCAGTACTGCTCTAAAGGTAGCCGCCTATGCCGTGGGCCGTCTCGAGGCCGAAGGCAAGACCAAGCCCGATATCGAAGAAATCCAGGATGCGGTCGAAAAGGCGCTCACCGACAACAACTACGCGGATACCGCCAAGAGCTACATCCTTTACCGTGCCGAGCGCACCCGCATCCGCGAGGTGAACACTCGCCTCATGCACACGCTCCGCGACATCACGTTCAGCTCCGCGAAGGAATCCGACCTCAAGCGCGAGAACGCGAACATCGACGGCGATACCGCGATGGGCACGATGCTCAAGTACGGGTCTGAATCGGCGAAGCACTTCTACACGATGATGATGCTCAAGCCCGAGCACAGCCAGGCCCATTCGAACGGGGATATCCACATCCACGATCTGGATTTCTATTCCCTCACCATGACCTGCTGCCAGATCGACCTGATTAAGTTGTTCAAAAACGGCTTCAATACGGGTCACGGGCACCTGCGCGAACCGAAGGATATCCGCAGCTATGCTGCCCTCGCGGCGATTGCCATACAGAGTAACCAGAACGACCAGCACGGCGGACAGTCGGTGCCGAACTTCGACTATGCCATGGCCGACGGCGTGCGCATCACGTACCGCAAGGCCTACCTCTCCAACATGGTGAAGGCGCTCATCCTCTTCACCGGCAAGGAAGAGGAAGAAATCCTGCCTATCGTAAAGAAGCTCCATTCCGAAATGGCGGAAATGGGCATGGTGGCGACGCTTGTGCCGAACGAGAAGTTTGTCGAGACGGAAGCCCGCGAACTTTCCAAGTCCTTCGATACCGAGATGGTGATGAAGTCCCAGAAGTTCGCCGAGAAGCAGGCCTACGAAGAGACCGACAAGGCGACTTTCCAGGCCATGGAAGCGTTTGTCCACAACCTGAACTCCATGCACAGCCGCGCCGGTGCGCAGACTCCGTTCTCCAGCATCAACTACGGCATGTGCACCGATCCGGAAGCCCGCATGGTGATGAAGAACCTCCTCCTCACCACGGACGAGGGCCTGGGCGGTGGCGAAACGGCCATCTTCCCGATTCAGATTTTCCGCGTGAAGAAGGGCGTGAACCTCAACGAGGGTGACCCGAACTACGATCTGTTCAAGCTCGCCTGCCGCGTGAGCGCGAAGCGCCTTTTCCCGAACTTCAGCTTCCAGGACGCGCCGTATAACCTGCAGTACTACAAGGAAGGCCATCCGGAAACCGAAATTTCGTACATGGGCTGCCGTACCCGCGTTATCGGCAACAACTACGACCCGAGCCGCGAGATTTCTTACGGCCGTGGCAACCTGAGCTTCACATCCATCAACCTCCCGCGCATCGCCATCAAGATGCGTTCTATCGACCTGTTCTTCAAGGAACTCGATCGCATGCTGCAACTCGTGAGCGACCAGCTCATGGAACGCTTCGCCGTGCAGAGTCGCCGCAAGGTCAAGAACTTCCCGTTCCTCATGGGACAGGGCGTGTGGATTGATTCCGACAAGCTCGGCTGGGAAGACACCGTGGGCGAGGTCATCAAGCACGGTACGCTTTCCATCGGTTTCATCGGCCTCGCCGAAACCCTGGTGATGCTCACGGGCAAGCACCACGGCGAATCCGAATCCTCCCAGCAGCTCGGCCTCAAGATCATCGGCCACATGCGCGATTTCTGCGACAAGGAAAGCAAGCGCCTCGGCCTCAACTTCAGCTTGCTCGCCACGCCGGCGGAAGGCCTTTCGGGCCGCTTCGTGCGCATGGACAAGAAGAAGTACGGAATCATCCCCGGCGTTACCGACCGCGATTACTACACCAACTCGTTCCACGTGCCGGTGTACTACAAGATTTCGGCCTTCAAGAAGCTTGCGCTCGAGGCTCCGTACCACGCCCTTACCAATGCGGGCCACATCAGCTACATCGAGCTCGATGGCGACCCGACGCAGAACCTCGACGCGTTCGAGAAGATTGTGCGCTACATGGCGGAAGTGGGCATCGGTTACGGTTCCATCAACCATCCGGTGGACCGCGATCCGGTTTGCGGGTTCGTGGGCGTCATCGGCGACAGCTGCCCGCGTTGCGGACGTAGCGACGGCCATTCCATTTCTGAAGAAAAATTGAACGAACTCCGGAAGAAGTTCCCGGGAATGCCTGCCTTCCGCGGCATCAGATAA
- a CDS encoding ATP-dependent helicase, which produces MAQENMDQEQREAVETTEGYVRVVAGAGSGKTRTLTQRYLYLVKEMGISPSNILCVTFTNKAANEMKKRIRTVLGGDDSGYISTFHGFCVRFLREEIHVLNYPKEFMILDEDDQKSLLHKAYADLGYSLKDLKISSVIDYIGGRKAADINYVSLFAELPSEGMASKDHLLALSDAADDKWMKVYYRYLYEQKKNYALDFDDLILSTLYILENFPEQLDKWRKRMMYIMVDEYQDIDGQQYRLADLLASYHKNLFVVGDPDQTIYGWRGADVNRILEFDKTHENTKTILLQNNYRSTPNILKVPDAVIKNNKFRIEKVLKPKRADGKTPVFYHAKNTREEARWIVEQIQNAVQNADGVHYKDIAVLYRMHSQSRSVEEALMAENIPYKVYSGVGFYQRKEIKDVICYLRMLVYADDLSFMRTVNTPKRQFGPRKIAALQDFADARGVGLYEALLEIVSEAGLLNNVAADVSSQAELSSVGNEKQKIDFDCKGFLSRSNVVEYVKLIEKYRSRYKDMSVSEVLAKILRETKYEEMLRLDGDEDRLDNLAELKQGILEFENYYEEDASLDEYLQNIVLFTNADEDSEEKDRVQLMTIHNAKGLEFPYVFVCGLNEGFFPVKRVQNKIQLEEERRLAYVAFTRAENVLCLSDAEDGVAGESGTRYPSRFLLEMDMDGLDVARGISEDFLEAAKAYIENVDFERDFLSDESLGPVKKAPSADFAAGDSVMHKFFGVGVVRTVDEKNFCYEISFEKFATPRSIQFDFPLNRV; this is translated from the coding sequence ATGGCTCAAGAAAATATGGATCAGGAACAACGGGAAGCGGTGGAAACCACCGAGGGTTATGTGCGCGTGGTGGCGGGGGCCGGTTCGGGCAAGACCCGGACGCTGACCCAGCGTTACCTGTACCTCGTGAAGGAGATGGGCATTTCGCCGTCGAACATCCTTTGCGTCACGTTCACCAACAAGGCCGCGAACGAAATGAAGAAGCGCATCCGCACGGTGCTGGGCGGCGACGACAGCGGCTATATTTCCACGTTCCACGGCTTTTGCGTGCGGTTCCTGCGCGAAGAAATCCACGTGCTGAACTACCCGAAGGAATTCATGATTCTGGACGAAGACGACCAGAAGTCCCTTTTGCACAAGGCCTACGCCGATTTGGGCTACTCGCTAAAGGATTTGAAAATCAGCAGCGTCATCGACTATATCGGGGGCCGCAAGGCTGCCGACATCAATTACGTCTCGCTTTTTGCGGAACTGCCTTCGGAGGGCATGGCTTCTAAGGATCATTTGCTCGCGCTTTCGGATGCCGCCGACGACAAGTGGATGAAGGTTTATTACCGCTACCTCTACGAGCAGAAAAAGAATTACGCGCTGGACTTTGACGACCTGATTCTTTCGACGCTGTACATTCTCGAGAACTTCCCGGAACAGCTCGACAAGTGGCGCAAGCGCATGATGTACATCATGGTGGACGAATACCAGGATATCGACGGACAGCAGTACCGGCTGGCGGACTTGCTCGCTAGCTACCACAAGAATCTTTTTGTGGTGGGCGACCCAGACCAGACCATTTATGGCTGGCGCGGCGCCGATGTCAACCGCATTCTGGAATTCGACAAGACTCACGAAAATACGAAGACGATTTTGCTGCAGAACAATTACCGCTCGACGCCGAACATTCTGAAGGTTCCGGACGCGGTCATCAAGAACAACAAGTTCCGAATCGAAAAGGTCTTGAAGCCAAAGCGTGCCGACGGCAAGACGCCCGTCTTTTACCACGCCAAGAACACTCGCGAAGAAGCCCGCTGGATTGTGGAGCAAATCCAGAACGCCGTGCAGAATGCGGACGGAGTCCATTACAAAGACATCGCGGTGCTCTACCGCATGCATTCGCAGTCCCGTTCCGTGGAAGAAGCCTTGATGGCGGAGAATATCCCGTATAAGGTTTACAGCGGGGTGGGCTTTTACCAGCGCAAAGAAATCAAGGATGTCATTTGCTATTTGCGAATGCTGGTGTACGCCGACGACTTGTCGTTCATGCGTACGGTGAATACGCCCAAGCGCCAGTTCGGCCCGCGCAAGATTGCGGCCTTGCAGGATTTTGCCGATGCGCGTGGTGTAGGCCTTTACGAGGCTCTGCTTGAAATTGTTTCGGAGGCGGGCCTTTTGAACAACGTTGCTGCCGATGTCTCGTCGCAGGCGGAACTTTCATCGGTCGGAAACGAAAAGCAAAAAATCGATTTCGACTGCAAGGGCTTCTTGTCGCGTAGCAATGTGGTGGAATACGTGAAACTGATCGAGAAGTACCGCTCCCGCTACAAGGACATGAGCGTCTCCGAAGTTCTTGCGAAAATCCTGCGCGAAACCAAGTACGAAGAAATGCTGCGCCTCGATGGCGACGAAGACCGCCTGGACAACCTGGCGGAACTCAAGCAGGGCATTCTGGAATTCGAGAACTACTACGAAGAAGACGCCTCGCTGGATGAATACCTGCAGAACATCGTGCTGTTCACGAACGCCGACGAAGACTCCGAAGAAAAAGACCGCGTGCAGCTCATGACGATCCACAACGCGAAGGGCCTGGAGTTCCCGTACGTGTTCGTGTGCGGCTTGAACGAAGGCTTTTTCCCGGTCAAGCGCGTGCAGAACAAGATTCAGCTCGAAGAAGAGCGGCGCCTGGCCTATGTGGCCTTTACCCGCGCCGAGAACGTGCTTTGCCTGAGCGATGCCGAAGACGGCGTGGCGGGGGAAAGCGGAACACGCTATCCGTCCAGGTTCCTGCTCGAAATGGACATGGACGGGCTGGATGTGGCGCGCGGCATTTCGGAGGATTTCCTTGAGGCGGCGAAAGCCTACATTGAGAACGTGGATTTCGAGCGCGATTTTTTGAGCGACGAAAGCCTAGGGCCCGTAAAAAAGGCGCCTTCGGCTGATTTTGCCGCGGGCGACAGCGTGATGCACAAGTTTTTTGGCGTGGGAGTCGTGCGGACGGTAGACGAAAAGAATTTCTGCTACGAGATTTCCTTCGAAAAGTTCGCTACGCCCCGTTCTATCCAGTTTGATTTTCCCTTGAACCGGGTGTAG
- a CDS encoding SIMPL domain-containing protein (The SIMPL domain is named for its presence in mouse protein SIMPL (signalling molecule that associates with mouse pelle-like kinase). Bacterial member BP26, from Brucella, was shown to assemble into a channel-like structure, while YggE from E. coli has been associated with resistance to oxidative stress.), with protein MQNKVSYVVIIVLAFVCLVLSLSIGRPSDVSAQKNVSSLEPVPEQEAQPFGGVAVSSKETKNFLADEYVTSFSLVLKHKKKDAAYKHLNESRDKILTLLKKHSVDSRAYEFSSMVVKDDWKYTNHKKIFLGYVASQSVKVIFHSKQDADSLELDLAGLAFVDNVSTSSRLKNAEALEVSVIKEACKKASKLADVHARSVGAEAGKVLSVEGSSMVEELSSSDSVEVLASIAANLSLVGVENGGKSYVRVSQSEDKNFLADKFVVVVGMSMNGADKEMIYKRVSERRNDVVQLAKDLGVAESEIDEESMHLFKRPDYEFDSNESRKDAFRAAQKITVNFTAKAAAEAFLDGMVGMENSRVLAARPVLKNEDSLRVQVTNIAGKKAMSRAKAIAEGFGGSLGKVVSVSNKPENEFGRTGLGSLNGALLRKARGKSAPMVLPDADFPKPGMNIADSVSVSAYLAVTAEIE; from the coding sequence ATGCAGAACAAAGTATCATACGTCGTCATTATCGTCCTCGCATTTGTATGCCTGGTACTTTCCTTGAGCATTGGGCGCCCTTCCGATGTGTCTGCGCAAAAAAATGTTTCGTCCTTGGAACCGGTCCCAGAGCAGGAGGCTCAGCCGTTTGGTGGTGTGGCTGTCTCCAGCAAAGAGACCAAGAATTTCTTGGCGGATGAATATGTCACGTCTTTTTCCTTGGTCTTGAAACACAAGAAGAAGGATGCCGCCTACAAGCACCTGAATGAAAGCCGTGACAAAATTCTCACTTTGCTGAAAAAGCATTCCGTTGATTCGCGGGCATATGAATTCAGCAGTATGGTGGTGAAAGACGACTGGAAATATACGAACCACAAGAAGATTTTCTTGGGCTATGTAGCCTCGCAGAGTGTGAAGGTCATATTCCATAGCAAACAGGATGCCGATTCGCTGGAGTTGGACTTGGCGGGTCTTGCTTTTGTCGATAACGTGTCCACCTCGTCGCGGTTGAAAAACGCGGAAGCCTTAGAAGTTTCCGTCATCAAGGAGGCCTGCAAGAAGGCGTCCAAACTGGCCGATGTGCATGCCCGGAGCGTCGGTGCCGAAGCCGGGAAGGTCTTGTCGGTGGAAGGCTCTTCGATGGTTGAAGAATTGAGTTCTTCGGATTCTGTTGAGGTCTTGGCCTCGATTGCGGCGAACCTTTCGCTGGTGGGGGTGGAAAATGGCGGAAAATCTTATGTCCGTGTTTCGCAAAGCGAGGACAAGAATTTCCTGGCCGACAAGTTTGTCGTAGTCGTGGGTATGTCGATGAACGGTGCTGACAAGGAAATGATTTATAAGCGGGTGAGTGAACGCCGCAATGATGTGGTGCAACTGGCGAAAGACCTGGGCGTCGCCGAATCCGAGATAGACGAGGAGTCCATGCATCTGTTCAAGAGGCCGGATTATGAATTCGACAGCAATGAATCCCGCAAGGATGCCTTCAGGGCGGCCCAGAAGATTACGGTCAACTTTACGGCCAAGGCGGCCGCGGAAGCCTTCCTGGACGGTATGGTGGGTATGGAGAACTCCCGCGTGCTTGCTGCCCGCCCTGTTCTGAAAAATGAAGATTCCCTCAGGGTCCAGGTGACCAATATCGCCGGCAAAAAGGCCATGTCCCGCGCCAAGGCGATAGCCGAAGGCTTTGGCGGGTCTCTCGGCAAGGTCGTTTCCGTGAGCAACAAGCCCGAAAACGAGTTCGGGAGAACCGGTCTTGGCTCTCTCAATGGAGCCTTGTTGCGCAAGGCTAGGGGAAAGTCCGCTCCCATGGTGCTGCCTGATGCTGATTTCCCGAAACCCGGGATGAATATCGCCGATTCCGTGTCAGTTTCTGCATATCTCGCGGTCACTGCCGAAATCGAATAA
- a CDS encoding sodium:solute symporter, with amino-acid sequence MFTVIDWIVLAAYLLLSLLIGLWVSRGNKNLKEYMFGGGTIPWVAVGISLIATSVSATTFLGAPADVYGDNMTFLMFQIGALLSIIVVGFVFIPKFRSSGINSAYELFEVRFGSKTVRRLAAVFYSLHLLLRTGILLYAPSLVLAQILHVDLKVAIVVSAAVAIFYTWFGGIKAVIWTDVMQFCVFFGGGILVLVLISNAVGGFGEMAALASEAGKTKWWDATMDVSNARTLISAGFAYAILEIAIRGCDQQFVQRYLSCKDVKAANRSSVLSMVLGCFVSILFYWVGAALYVYYKMANVAPLPEGIGQNDVFPYFIVNGLPVGVTGLIVAAICAAAMSSLSGAINSLSNTSERDFLGWEESKGMGGLKRAKIWTVVWGVLGVFFALFAATQQGSLLKNALFFTGLFTGPLLGMFLLAFFVKGLKSWQVVVAVVCGMASLVLVQGIPAFGVPAVLENVFSWPWMPFISMTTTVLVAVVLKYAVLLAPKK; translated from the coding sequence ATGTTTACCGTTATAGATTGGATTGTCCTCGCGGCGTACCTGCTGCTTTCCCTCCTCATTGGCCTCTGGGTTTCCCGGGGCAACAAGAACCTCAAGGAATACATGTTCGGCGGCGGCACCATCCCGTGGGTTGCCGTGGGCATCAGCCTTATCGCCACGTCCGTGAGTGCGACGACGTTCCTCGGGGCGCCTGCCGACGTGTATGGCGACAACATGACTTTCCTCATGTTCCAGATTGGCGCCCTCCTGAGTATCATCGTCGTGGGTTTCGTGTTTATCCCGAAGTTCCGCAGCTCGGGCATCAACAGCGCATATGAACTTTTCGAGGTACGCTTCGGCTCCAAGACGGTGCGCAGGCTTGCCGCGGTCTTCTACAGCCTGCACCTCCTTTTGCGTACGGGCATCTTGCTCTATGCGCCGTCGCTCGTGCTTGCGCAGATACTGCATGTCGATTTGAAGGTCGCCATCGTCGTGTCCGCCGCTGTCGCAATTTTTTACACGTGGTTCGGCGGTATCAAGGCCGTCATTTGGACCGACGTGATGCAGTTTTGCGTGTTCTTCGGTGGCGGCATCCTGGTGCTCGTGCTCATCTCGAACGCCGTGGGCGGTTTCGGCGAGATGGCCGCGCTTGCGAGCGAGGCGGGCAAGACCAAGTGGTGGGACGCTACGATGGATGTTTCCAATGCGCGCACGCTTATTTCGGCTGGATTCGCATATGCCATCCTCGAGATCGCGATACGCGGGTGCGACCAGCAGTTTGTGCAACGTTATTTGAGCTGCAAGGACGTGAAGGCGGCGAACCGCTCCAGCGTCCTCTCGATGGTTCTCGGCTGCTTCGTCTCGATTCTCTTCTACTGGGTGGGTGCCGCGCTCTACGTTTACTACAAGATGGCGAACGTCGCCCCGCTCCCCGAAGGAATCGGTCAGAACGACGTGTTCCCGTATTTTATCGTGAACGGCCTTCCGGTGGGCGTGACCGGCTTGATTGTCGCCGCCATCTGTGCGGCCGCCATGAGCAGCCTTTCGGGAGCCATCAATTCGCTCAGCAACACGTCTGAACGCGATTTCCTGGGATGGGAAGAATCGAAGGGGATGGGCGGACTCAAGCGTGCAAAGATCTGGACGGTGGTCTGGGGCGTGCTCGGTGTCTTCTTCGCTCTGTTTGCCGCGACGCAGCAGGGGAGCCTTCTCAAGAATGCGCTCTTCTTTACCGGGCTTTTCACCGGCCCGCTCCTCGGCATGTTCCTGCTCGCGTTCTTTGTCAAAGGACTCAAGAGTTGGCAGGTGGTCGTTGCCGTCGTTTGCGGCATGGCAAGCCTCGTGCTCGTGCAGGGAATTCCCGCGTTTGGCGTGCCCGCGGTGCTTGAAAATGTCTTCAGCTGGCCCTGGATGCCGTTTATCAGCATGACGACTACCGTGCTTGTCGCCGTTGTGCTCAAATACGCGGTGTTGCTCGCTCCGAAGAAGTAG